The Deltaproteobacteria bacterium genome contains a region encoding:
- a CDS encoding FAD binding domain-containing protein, translating to MMPLRRFAIHRPADLTEAAEMLDRYGDNGTLYAGGTELLLAMRHDLLRYEHLIDIKAVAGLDAIERRDGHLHIGAGATHRMIERSAVVRELLPVMAEMAANVANVRVRASGTLGGNLAFAEPHSDPATLLLALGGTARAQGRSGERTLAMDELLAGAYENSLARDEVLTGVEVPLPGPSQRCAYLKFQVHERPLLGLALSVDLDDGGEIHQASCAVGCVSPTPCRSEVAESLIAGPADSVEQRLQEAADALAAEATLTDDREGSAEYKRHLIGVLLRRAARKCLDGNG from the coding sequence ATGATGCCGCTGAGACGCTTCGCCATCCACCGGCCCGCCGACCTGACCGAGGCCGCGGAGATGCTCGACCGCTACGGCGACAACGGCACCCTGTACGCCGGCGGCACCGAGTTGCTGCTGGCCATGCGGCACGATTTGTTGCGCTACGAGCACCTGATCGACATCAAGGCCGTGGCCGGGCTGGACGCCATCGAGCGCCGGGACGGGCACCTGCACATCGGCGCCGGCGCCACCCACCGGATGATCGAGCGCTCCGCCGTGGTGCGGGAGCTGCTGCCGGTGATGGCCGAGATGGCGGCCAACGTCGCCAACGTGCGCGTGCGCGCCAGTGGCACGCTGGGTGGGAACCTGGCCTTCGCCGAGCCCCACTCCGATCCGGCGACCCTGCTGCTGGCCCTGGGCGGCACCGCCCGAGCCCAGGGCAGGTCGGGAGAACGGACCCTCGCCATGGACGAGCTTCTGGCCGGGGCCTATGAGAACTCCCTCGCCCGGGACGAGGTGCTGACCGGCGTGGAGGTGCCGCTGCCGGGACCGTCACAGCGTTGCGCCTACCTCAAGTTCCAGGTCCACGAACGGCCGTTGCTCGGGCTGGCGCTGTCCGTCGATCTGGACGACGGTGGCGAGATCCACCAAGCCAGTTGCGCCGTCGGCTGCGTGAGCCCCACACCGTGCCGCTCGGAGGTAGCGGAAAGCCTCATCGCCGGTCCCGCCGATTCCGTGGAACAACGGCTTCAGGAGGCCGCCGACGCCCTCGCCGCCGAAGCCACGCTCACCGACGACCGCGAAGGCAGCGCCGAGTACAAGCGCCACCTCATCGGCGTGCTGCTGCGCCGCGCCGCCCGGAAATGCCTCGACGGCAATGGGTAA
- a CDS encoding xanthine dehydrogenase family protein molybdopterin-binding subunit, which produces GMGIGMFEELEFDRNQLLNGNILEYRLPRFSDMPRTVKLELVQNRDGVGPYGAKGGGEASLNSLPANIANAVYSATGARIRRAPLTPEKVWRAIREVRATRGENES; this is translated from the coding sequence CGGGCATGGGCATCGGCATGTTCGAGGAACTCGAGTTCGACCGCAACCAGCTCCTCAACGGCAACATCCTGGAGTACCGCCTGCCGCGTTTCTCCGACATGCCGCGGACGGTAAAGCTGGAGCTGGTGCAGAACCGCGACGGGGTGGGGCCCTACGGCGCCAAGGGCGGCGGCGAGGCCTCCCTCAACTCGCTGCCCGCCAACATCGCCAACGCGGTCTACTCCGCCACCGGCGCGCGCATCCGCCGGGCGCCGCTGACGCCGGAAAAGGTCTGGCGCGCTATCCGCGAGGTTCGCGCGACGCGGGGAGAGAACGAGTCATGA